The following are encoded together in the bacterium genome:
- a CDS encoding DUF4215 domain-containing protein, giving the protein MGTLALSLAAPASADVKASRKCRGTIAKSGALLAKTVLKNVDKCHAGQTKAGLAHGPCNDVATSAFDPKGKYPASKTKIAGSITKACLAGDPVLGNYPGDDASNALFAAGETVLIGNAVLTLGNGTLAPALQKCQATVAKSRAGIINEIIKGSTKCQGGIDKVGTTFGAIDAGCVNPGAKSVAKAQLSIAKACQGVDPATLGTCTPFPACAINSAIQAGQTIARDIYSTPASPVCGDGSITYPEQCDDSNTISGDGCNSACELEGNTCSPFLATRTVTISVTADQPFAAADINLDYPQFQSGLFGTGQSSLIQNAIVVNQGTPGNYLFLANDRETDLKMGLASSEDEFNTGLLLTITFDGCLALEENICNRNQNVIGCCNGDGDDPGGEDCAYTPPVCTSFPMGSIGAGTPEDCCPADNACVTQVGATLCSIGNAVTAVGNPVNVTCSVNVVQ; this is encoded by the coding sequence ATGGGCACGCTCGCCCTGAGCCTCGCGGCTCCGGCGTCCGCGGACGTCAAGGCGTCGCGGAAGTGCCGGGGCACGATCGCGAAGAGCGGCGCGCTGCTCGCGAAGACGGTGCTGAAGAACGTCGACAAGTGTCACGCCGGCCAGACCAAGGCGGGCCTCGCGCATGGCCCCTGCAACGACGTCGCTACGAGCGCCTTCGATCCCAAGGGCAAGTACCCGGCGTCGAAGACCAAGATCGCCGGGAGCATCACCAAGGCGTGCCTCGCGGGTGATCCGGTCCTGGGCAACTACCCCGGCGACGATGCCTCGAACGCCCTGTTCGCCGCGGGCGAGACCGTGCTGATCGGCAACGCGGTTCTGACGCTCGGCAACGGCACGCTGGCGCCCGCGCTCCAGAAGTGTCAGGCGACCGTCGCCAAGAGCCGCGCGGGCATCATCAACGAGATCATCAAGGGCTCCACGAAGTGCCAGGGCGGCATCGACAAGGTCGGGACGACCTTCGGTGCGATCGACGCCGGCTGCGTGAACCCGGGTGCGAAGAGCGTGGCCAAGGCGCAGCTCTCGATCGCGAAGGCGTGTCAGGGCGTCGATCCGGCCACGCTCGGCACGTGCACGCCCTTCCCGGCGTGCGCGATCAACTCGGCGATCCAGGCCGGTCAGACGATCGCGCGCGACATCTACAGCACGCCGGCGAGCCCCGTCTGCGGCGATGGCTCGATCACCTACCCGGAGCAGTGTGACGACAGCAACACGATCTCGGGCGACGGCTGCAACAGCGCCTGTGAGCTCGAGGGCAACACCTGCTCGCCGTTCCTCGCGACCCGCACCGTGACGATCTCCGTCACCGCCGACCAGCCCTTCGCGGCGGCCGACATCAACCTCGACTATCCGCAGTTCCAGAGCGGCCTGTTCGGCACCGGGCAGTCGTCGCTCATCCAGAACGCGATCGTCGTCAACCAGGGGACGCCCGGGAACTACCTGTTCCTCGCCAACGACCGTGAGACCGACCTGAAGATGGGCCTCGCGTCGAGCGAGGACGAGTTCAACACCGGCCTCCTCCTGACGATCACCTTCGATGGTTGCCTCGCGCTGGAAGAGAACATCTGCAACCGGAACCAGAACGTCATCGGCTGCTGCAACGGCGACGGCGACGATCCGGGTGGCGAGGACTGTGCCTACACGCCGCCGGTCTGCACGTCGTTCCCGATGGGCTCCATCGGCGCCGGCACGCCCGAGGACTGCTGCCCCGCCGACAACGCCTGCGTGACGCAGGTGGGTGCGACGCTGTGCTCGATCGGCAACGCGGTGACCGCGGTGGGCAACCCCGTCAACGTCACCTGCTCGGTCAACGTGGTCCAGTAA